The Anaerolineae bacterium genome window below encodes:
- a CDS encoding cytoplasmic protein, translating to MSKVLYAGDSAIMAVLGLEGIEVFPLLDQIWDAGTYLRSALESSGHTVTRMLSHEAYYHLPETAEALAAYDVLILSDIGHDTVVLYPGARRNAVPMGPNRLKEIVRFVENGGGLAYVGGYFTYQGHHGQGRWYGTPVARILPVEILPMHDDRIETPEGARPRILRPDHPILAGIPTDPMPMFMGYNKTAPRQGADLLARIGDDDDPFLACWTVGKGRVLAITSDVAPHWGSDFIRWPHYQQFWDQAIRWLSGA from the coding sequence ATGAGCAAAGTTCTGTATGCTGGCGACTCGGCCATCATGGCTGTCCTGGGGCTGGAAGGCATCGAGGTCTTCCCTCTGCTGGATCAAATCTGGGACGCCGGGACATACCTGCGCAGTGCGCTGGAAAGCAGCGGGCACACCGTCACCCGGATGCTCTCCCATGAAGCGTACTACCATCTGCCGGAGACGGCAGAGGCGCTGGCAGCCTACGACGTGCTGATCCTCAGCGACATCGGCCACGACACGGTGGTGCTCTACCCCGGCGCGCGCCGCAACGCCGTGCCAATGGGGCCGAACCGCCTGAAGGAGATCGTCCGCTTTGTGGAAAACGGCGGCGGGCTGGCTTATGTCGGCGGCTACTTCACTTACCAGGGGCATCACGGTCAGGGCCGCTGGTATGGGACGCCGGTCGCCCGTATCCTGCCGGTGGAGATTCTGCCCATGCATGACGACCGGATCGAGACGCCAGAAGGCGCACGCCCGCGCATCCTGCGCCCCGATCACCCGATCCTGGCCGGTATCCCCACCGATCCCATGCCCATGTTCATGGGCTACAACAAGACTGCCCCGCGCCAGGGCGCCGACCTGCTGGCCCGTATCGGCGACGATGACGACCCCTTCCTGGCCTGCTGGACGGTCGGCAAGGGCCGCGTGCTGGCTATTACGTCGGATGTCGCGCCGCACTGGGGCAGCGATTTCATTCGCTGGCCACACTATCAGCAATTCTGGGATCAGGCCATCCGCTGGCTCAGCGGAGCGTAA